TTTGCTCTTCAGGAACTTGGCAACATCTACACCAGAATAGGCAACCCCACTCAGGATATCCTGGAACAACGCATTGCCTCCCTTGAGGGAGGCGCTGCCGCGTTGGCGCTCTCTTCGGGGACTTCCGCGATTTTCTACACAATCATCAATATCTGCAGACAGGGTGATGAGGTTGTTTCTGCCAATAATCTCTATGGCGGCACCCTGTCACAGTTTGACTCGATACTCTCCCAGCTCGGCATCAAGGTTCATCTGGTCGATCCCGAGGACCCGGCAAATTTCGAGAAAGCCATTACCGAAAAGACGCGGGTGATCTATTGCGAAACCATCGGTAATCCCGGTCTGAACATGATCGATATCGAAGCGGTGGCGACCATTGCTCAAAAACATCACCTACCGCTGGTGGTCGATTCCACCTTCACCCCGCCATGCCTGTTCAGGCCGATTGAATATGGTGCCGATGTCGTCGTTCATTCACTGACAAAATGGATCGGAGGGCATGGCACCGCTCTGGGCGGAGTTGTTGTGGATGCCGGTAATTTCGACTGGACCGACTCCAGATTCGCGCTCTATAACGAGCCGGATCCCTCCTACCACGGTCTCCGCTACGCCCATGACCTTGGAGATCTGAATCCGGTGGCATTCGCCCTGCGCATGCGCCTGGTGCCGCTGCGAAATCTCGGCGCCTGCATATCTCCGGACAACTGCTGGTTTTTTCTGCAGGGTATCGAAACACTGGCGCTGCGCATGGAGCGGCACTGTGAAAACGCTTTCCTCATTGCAGAACATCTGCAAGATCATCCCCAGGTGGAATTTGTAAATTATCCTGGCCTGCCGGGTTGTCCCGGTTATGAAAATGCCAAAAAATATCTGGACAACGGCTACGGCGGCATGATTGCCTTCGGTATCAGGGGAGGCCAGGCTGCGGGCCGGATTTTTATTGAGAGCCTCGAGCTGATATCTCACCTGGCCAATGTCGGAGATGCCAAGTCGCTGGCCATTCATCCGGCCTCGACAACCCACTCACAACTCTCCCCGGAGCAGCTGAAGGCCGCGGGAATAACAGAATCCCTGATCAGGCTGTCAATAGGTAT
This window of the Desulfopila inferna genome carries:
- a CDS encoding O-acetylhomoserine aminocarboxypropyltransferase/cysteine synthase family protein, with the translated sequence MKFETQALHAGHTVDRETLSRAVPVYRTSSYVFKDTEHAARLFALQELGNIYTRIGNPTQDILEQRIASLEGGAAALALSSGTSAIFYTIINICRQGDEVVSANNLYGGTLSQFDSILSQLGIKVHLVDPEDPANFEKAITEKTRVIYCETIGNPGLNMIDIEAVATIAQKHHLPLVVDSTFTPPCLFRPIEYGADVVVHSLTKWIGGHGTALGGVVVDAGNFDWTDSRFALYNEPDPSYHGLRYAHDLGDLNPVAFALRMRLVPLRNLGACISPDNCWFFLQGIETLALRMERHCENAFLIAEHLQDHPQVEFVNYPGLPGCPGYENAKKYLDNGYGGMIAFGIRGGQAAGRIFIESLELISHLANVGDAKSLAIHPASTTHSQLSPEQLKAAGITESLIRLSIGIEHIDDIRDDIDQALVKTAKSI